From the Argentina anserina chromosome 3, drPotAnse1.1, whole genome shotgun sequence genome, the window AGGGAGGGAATAGTTCACCATTGTTTGAGACGAAGAGGGCCAAGGGGATAGTTCTATATAGGCTTTTTGCTGCGTCTATCTTCGTAGGTATATGTTTGATCTGGGTTTACAGAGTGACTCACATTCCAGAAGATGGAAGGCTTGGCTGGATGGCTCTGCTTGGTGCTGAGTTATGGTTCGGGTTTTACTGGCTCCTCACTCAAGCTTCCCGGTGGAACCGTGTGTATCGGCACACCTTCAAGGATGTGCTCTCAGAGAGGTAAGTACAGTAAACTTCTGTATGTTATGTTGTTAGATTGTGGTTAAAATTATTAGATTGGAAAATGATATATGTAAGATTGTTCTTTCACTATGTTTaaggatatatatatgcttgaaATAGTGACATCATATGTTATTAGATTGCAAATAGAATCACAAGCGTGATAGAATGATTGGTCTTGAAAATATGAGGTCATGATGCTCTCATTGTTAGTGTACTGTGAGTGCTATCAATTAGTTATCATTTTCTGGATGACAGATATGAGGATGAGTTGCCGGGAGTGGATGTATTCGTGTGCACGGCGGACCCGACTATAGAGCCGCCGATGATGGTCATAAACACAGTTTTATCGATCATGGCTTATGACTACCCACCGGAGAAGCTTAGTGTGTATTTATCCGATGATGGCGGATCAGAACTTACATACTATGCTTTATTGGAAGCTGCTGAGTTTGCCAAGCACTGGATACCATATTGCAAGAAGTACAATGTGGAGCCAAGGTCACCTGCTGCTTACTTTGCCTCACTAGCTTCTGATAATGCAGGGGATTTCACTCACATTAAGGTACTATTGTTAAGTCTTTATCTCTAATAATAAGGTCTAAACCAGATCTGGTCATTGCTAAAATTGGACAATGTCCCAATCTGGAAAGGATAAGATTGTAGGGTCaatattgtttgtttttgaaaatGGGGATGGGGTTCGGACCAAAAAGAAATAACAAGGAATTGattgttttctttgttgtATATATGGACTTTGAATTTGGACACTTCTTGGCAATGACAACCTTCCCTACAATACTAgataatgataaaaatttggttaaattttttatccaatgtcaaaaaaaaaaagagtgatATTATTGTTCATCCTTGCCTTCCTACAGAAATTATACAAAGACATGGAGAATAAAATCGAAACTGCAGTGAAGTTAGGCAGCATTTCTGAAGAAGTACGATCAATATACAAAGGCTTTGCTAAGTGGAATTCATATTCATCTCGACGTGACCATGACACGGTTCTACAAGTACTGTATCAAGATCTCAATTTATTGATCATTATTAAGTATATTAATCTAAGGGAATCATAATTATGATACTAGAAATTTACTCCTAGCTATGTTTCCTGTAGATAGTAATTGATGGGAGAGACTCAAATGCAAGACATACTGAAGGGTGTAGACTGCCAAACTTAGTGTATTTGGCTCGCGAAAAGCGACCTCAATATCACCATAACTTCAAAGCCGGAGCTATGAATGCACTGGTATGCTGCACATTTCTTGTTAGAACTTTTAGAGTAGTCTTCGATATAACAAAGTTTTCATCATTAATTGTTTGTCATGGTGATCCTTAACTCATGCAGATAAGAATATCTTCAAACATTAGCAATGGGAAGGTTATCCTTAATGTAGACTGTGATATGTATTCAAACAACTCTAAGGCCATAAGGGATGCTCTCTGCTTCTTAATGGATGAAGAAAAAGGCCATGAGATTGCATATGTACAGTTCCCACAAAATTTCGAAAACGTTACCAAGAATGAGCTATATAGTTCTACACTACGAGTAATCAGCGAGGTATGCATTATTTTGCAATCATATTTGAATGGTGGGTATAGTTACGTGATCTTATTTAATTTAACTCTCTTTGTTGGATCAAATGCAGGTGGAATTTCATGGTTTGGATGGTTATGGTGGTACTTTATACGTTGGAAGTGGATGCTTTCACAGAAGAGATACTCTTTGTGGGAGGAAGTTCAACAAAGAATATAAGAGTGAGATGAAGTGGGAGAATAGGAAAGGAGAAGAAACCAGCATTCTAAAATTGGAAGAGAGTTGTAAAAGTCTAGCAAGTTGTACATTTGAAGAGAACACTCAATGGGGAAAAGAGGTCTCTAttctctccctttctctcgCCCGCGCACAAACATAGTAAGTGCATAATAAGTTGACAAATGAGCCTGATCAGTTCTTATAATTTGCAGATGGGTTTGAAATATGGGTGCCCGGTTGAAGATGTTATAACGGGGTTATCCATCCAATGCCGCGGATGGAAATCAGTGTACTGCAATCCAACAAGGCAAGCTTTCTTAGGAGTAGCTCCAACTACACTACCTCAAACGCTTGTGCAGCACAAGAGATGGTCAGAAGGTGATTTTCGGATTTTGGTTTCTAAGTACAGTCCTGCATTGTATGGCCATGGAAAGATTAGTTTAGGCCTTCAGCTCGGATATTGCTGCTACTGCCTTTGGGCTCCAAATTGCTTGGCAGTACTATGTTACTCCATTCTCCCTTCACTCTACCTTCTTAGAGGCATCTCAGTATTCCCACAGGTAATAGTCCCCTCTGTCATTCCTTTTAACTTGTCACAATATTTTTTACAATGTAATATGTTTTGGGTTTTTCTTTTCGAATTAGATCACAAGTCCCTGGTTCATACCATTTGCATATGTGATCATCGCCAAGTACTCTTGGAGCTTTGTGGAGTTTTTGTGGTCTGGTGGCACAATCTTGGGCTGGTGGAACGACCAAAGAATATGGCtatacaaaagaacaagctcCTACTTATTTGCCTTCATGGATACCATACTGTATCTTCTGGGGTACTCAGATTCAGGGTTTGTAATAACAGCCAAGGTGGCCGATGAAGATGTGTCACAAAGATACGAGAAAGAGATTATGGAATTCGGATCCTCCTCTCCAATGTTCGTCATATTAGCAACAGTGGCATTGCTCAATTTGTACTGCTTTGCTGGGTTTCTCAAGGAAGCAATCACTAGAAAAGGAACTGTTGAAGCTTATGATGAGACGATGGCTTTGCAAATTCTTTTATGTGGTGTTCTAATTGTCATCAACCTGCCGTTGTATGAAGCCCTTTACTTGAGGCAGGACAATGGGAAAATGCCAAGTTCTGTGGTATTTAAGTCGATGGCATTTGCCGCACTAACTTGTGTATTTACTCAAGTCTTGTTCTAATTTGAATAACGAGCTGTAACAACAGCATCTATATATAGTCTTGTATCAAAACCTCATACGCTCTATTGAGTCTATTCCACGGTTTCAAGGAAGTAAGAAGGTTGAGTCCAATATAAAATATCGAGATTAATTATAATACAGTTGATTAAGAAGCATGCAGCATCTATCTATGTACATAAACTCGCTCAGGAAAACACCCAATAATCTTTCCATACTTACAAGAAAGTAATTGAAAGACACAAATTGTTAACACGATCTGAAATATTACGGGTCACAGATGGAGCCTACATTCTTAGTATAAAGCATCTCGATCTCATGCATTAATACAAAAccttaaaacaaatacaagcAAATCCAGCAAATGCCATTGACTTGAATGCTGTGCTCGGGAGCTTTCCCTTGTCCTTTCTTAGGTATAGAGCTTCGTATAACGGTAGGTTAATGATAATCAAAACCACACATAGGAGAATCTGCAAGCACATTGTCTCATAAACTTCTGTAGTGCTTTTTGTTCCGGTGATTGTTTCCTTCACGAACCAAGCAAAGCAGTATACATTGAGCAATGCAAGTGATGCAAGCACGGTAAACATTGGCGACGAGCTCCCGAATTCCATGATCTCTTTCTCATAGCGTTCGGACACGTCTTCATCGGCCACCTTGGCTGTTATCGCAAATGCTGAATGGCTGTATCCGAGCTTGTGCACAATGGTGTCGATGAAGGCAAATAGGTATGAAGATGTTCTCTGGTAAAGCCATATACGCTGGTCGTTCCACCAACCTAAGTTCGTGCCTCCACACGAGAGATACTCCACAAAGCTCCCAATGTACTTAGCAGTTATAGCATATGCAAATGGTATGAACCATCGGCTTGAAATCTAATTAGACATACATGTCATGCAAAATCTATATCAGAGAAATTGTGAATATACTGTACGTGTATAATCGATGTACGTACGTTAGAGTTAGAGTTTCGGACTTATGCTAATCTTGTGATATATTAACACCAATAAATTATAATGCAATAACTAGATTCTAGAGCATTAATTTTACAATGTAAATCTATTGTGGAAAAACTTTAGTGATCATGAGCTATAGTGTATTATCGAGGTACGTTAGAGTTAGAGTTTCGGACTTTTGCTAATCTTGTGATATATCAACACCAAGAAATTATAATGCAATAACTAGATTCTAGAGCATTAATTTTACGCGTAAATCTATTGTGGGAAAACTATAGTGATTATGAGCTATACCTGAGGAAATAAAGATGTGCCTCTAAGGAGGTAAAGTGAGGGAAGAGTGGAGTAAATTAGTGTTGCCCAGCAATTGACTGCCCATAAGTTGTAGCGATGATAGCCAAGTTGATGGCCTAAGCTAATCTTTCCATGGCCATGCCATACAGGATTGTACTTAGACAGCGTAATCTGAAGGTTGCCATCTCCCCATCTCTTATGCATCACAAGTGCCTGAAGCAATGTGGTTGGAGATAAACCTAAGAAAGCTTTTCTTGGTGGATTGCAATTCACTGATTTCCATCCTCGGCATTGGATTGATAGTCCTGTTATCACATCTTCAACCGGACACCCATATTTCACACCCATCTGCAAATCACATAACTTTTGTctgaacttaaaaaaaaaaaaaagtactgcTGCAAATTAAATTTGTTTATACATGATCGAGTTTAAGTGAATATGAATATAGTACGTACGCTTGGAGCGAGAGAATACCTCATTTCCCCATTGTGTGCTCTCTTCAGATGTACAACTAGCAAGAATTTTCGACCTTTGTTCTAATTCATGGATGCCAATTTGTTCTCATACATGTCACAGTCTACATTAAGTAGCAACTTCCCATTGCTAATGTTTGACGATACCCTAATCTGCAATTTGCAAAAGGTTGCACCTGTTATGTCAACCCTACTCGCACACGTACGTAAATACTGTTAATTTAGTATGTTACGTATATATGTTGTTTACCAGAGCATTCATAGCACCAGCTTTGAAGTTATGGTGAACGTGGGGTCTCTTCTCCCGAGCCAAATACACCAAAGTCGGCAACACACACCCTTCGACGTCTCTTGCATTTGGGTCTCTTCCATCAATTACTATctgagatttaaaaaaaaaagttcaactAGTTTAAAACATCTTGCACTAAATGGTGATATCCAGTTCTTTGATCAGTCAATAATAGTAAATCAAGATATATATCAAAACACCATACTTGAAGAATGGTGTCATGGTCACGTTTTGATGAATACGAGTCCCACTGAGAAAAGCCTTTGTGTTTTGATCTTACTTCTTCCGAAATCCGGCATAGCTTCACTgcattttcaattttggtGGCCATCTCCTCGTATAGTTTCTACAACAATATTTGATGACAAAAAATAATTCTTTAATGGAACTTCAAGTTTTAGCCTCTCTACCTTAAGAACCTTATAATACTAGCTGGGTGGCCTAAAAAGAAAGTTAAGAGATCTTATTTGCAAGATAAATTATCAGGTTGACattcagtggcggatccaggatgAAATGGTTACCCAAGCTTCAAAAAAAGTCTATTACATAAAGAAGAATATAGTGTATTTTTTAGTCTATATGGCCTTACGGTATGATTTTTTGAgttgatgaaattttcattTAGCCAATAAGTATTGGAAAAATGACCGGCATTCAAATCTTATTAGCAGGTGACAATGTTTTTTAGTGAAGCGAAACTTCATTTTGTTATCAAAGTACTGCAGCACCATAAGAACAATAATGTAACCTAAAACTAAAAACCAAACCCAGATGTAAAACAACAAACAAGATAAACTTCATTACATGCCCAAGTTCTAATTGATAAGACTAAGGAGGACTGAcaagaacaaaataaaatgCTTTTAGGGGGAGTTGAACCTAGCACCCCTGAATTAACATAATCAAGCCTAACCAATGAATGCAAGTAGGTATGGTAGGTTAATTATGTTTTACAAATATCCCACCAGGGCTTAAGCCCTAGTAAGACTAGCCTAAATCCGCCACTGTTttatacagtaatacatgaatagtaaataagtaaacaatatgtactcgtatagaaatacatgaatagtaaatgcGTGAATATTcacagtgaatagtactcagtgaacagtaaccgattattactgtttcggcatttaaacgtttacgaaatgtttctaaattcttttcttatcttttcaaggtgatcgataaatcaaggaaaggaattatcttcagaaattgtagaattacgctcgagtcgataaggtaaGTAAAATCTCatatatttacgaatctacccttatgGAGATtaaagattttgcaagagtttttaatattgaattacgacatgtatacgatatagtggattacatatatattgtataaatggtaataagtacatatatatagttcgctatattatatactgttatgaattcattggaattggtcatttcgatgacgagaattatatattgagcatgtgatttaatttgtacaatatgaggtgtgattattgtacgtggttttaacatggtgtttgttaaaacgttttgtcttcggacgtgtttatgaaatatgacatgtatatgatatagcggattatatatattgtataaatggtaaataggtacatatatatatatagtttgctatataatatactgttatgattttatcgtgatgatgtcattttgatgacgagattttatatcgagcatgtgattttgatttgtacaatatgaggtgtgattattgtacgtgattttaacatggagattgttaaaatgttgatttgtcttcggacttgatttttgtacaatatgatgtgagattattgtacgtgtttggcaagtcggaacctagcctttggccgggcgaaagttacgatacagttagagctctagtctgtctgccggagtactgcatgtgaggtaacgggtggttatcggctcatgagtactcatattgttttggatgttgggtagcgggtggttactcaatatcggcggtgtactacgtgaggggtaacagatgtgtaccagcgttcattagtacccgtattataaatgtatttgggtaaccagaagggttgcccgatttctcatgagcactttcatttcatatatttttgagaCAACccgatgggccgtccattgactcatgagtacatttatatttgttgatttgtgatttttcgtatatattgatatgcgaattatattttcattttactcatacgagctataagcttaccgggtttgtgtttataatcccggtgcaccaattcgatggtgtaggagataattccgcaggtgttgactagtagagattgagagacgactccggagtCTCGAAGTtattcattatcctgcttgtggtgtggttttcatttcacaattgtgtgtgagaatttgtgaggatttattggtgagttttgtgagagattgtgaggattattacatttctattttatgtaatgttgaattataaatttggtttgtaataattggttttctgagttgtattgagaactcagtgatgatccgttgtgcatttaaaatgatttcgattcgttgagattgttttggtgtttcacgactttaaaattttgagtttttaagctcaaaattttagggtcgttacacactctctctccctgcaactctctctccctctcgacccgaCCCCCTCTCAAAAAATTCCCTTCACCGATCTTGCGACTCTGGCCGGCATGGCTCTCACCACCAGTCCCAAGACCGCCACAAGCTCGATTGTTCCAACCCCCGGGCGAGACGCGTCCTCCCTCGTCGCCGTGAAGCCTCGCCGACAAGCGGCGATTTCTGGAAAACCTCACCGTTGATTCAAGCTTCGCCGCCGGTGAATGGAGCCATAGATACTCGTAAATCGACCCTTGGGTGGAGTGTAGCGCGAAATTAGAACTCAAATCGGAGGTTTTAGCGTCGGAGGTGAGCTTGGGAACTCCGAAACTTTCCGACGACATTCCGGCCAATCCCGACGATCTGGGTTGCAACGAAGGTATGGTTGTGATCACCTCTGCATATTCTTCATCTTTCATATTGAGTGTTTGTGATATTGTTGAGTTTTGGGCGGAGTTGTAGGACGTGACGTGTGTCGCcgtctgtggcggcgcgtgggtgGTTGTGGAGGTGCAGAGAGGAGGAGAATAAATGGGAGAGTTTTGGGCAGCGATGGGCAAACCACGCGCGCCGGTtcgggcggcgcgtgagctccATGCGCTGCTACTGTGGGTGGCTGCCGGAGTGTGGCGTGTGAATAGTGATTCCGAACAATAATTTttatgtaaaaagtaattttatgtacgataaattataaaaagtaattttctgtacggtaaaagtaatttctgtatagtaaattgtaaaaataaattctgagcagtaaatgtaaaactaatttacatacagtaattgtaaaagtaattttctga encodes:
- the LOC126789301 gene encoding cellulose synthase-like protein E1, encoding MGEGGNSSPLFETKRAKGIVLYRLFAASIFVGICLIWVYRVTHIPEDGRLGWMALLGAELWFGFYWLLTQASRWNRVYRHTFKDVLSERYEDELPGVDVFVCTADPTIEPPMMVINTVLSIMAYDYPPEKLSVYLSDDGGSELTYYALLEAAEFAKHWIPYCKKYNVEPRSPAAYFASLASDNAGDFTHIKKLYKDMENKIETAVKLGSISEEVRSIYKGFAKWNSYSSRRDHDTVLQIVIDGRDSNARHTEGCRLPNLVYLAREKRPQYHHNFKAGAMNALIRISSNISNGKVILNVDCDMYSNNSKAIRDALCFLMDEEKGHEIAYVQFPQNFENVTKNELYSSTLRVISEVEFHGLDGYGGTLYVGSGCFHRRDTLCGRKFNKEYKSEMKWENRKGEETSILKLEESCKSLASCTFEENTQWGKEMGLKYGCPVEDVITGLSIQCRGWKSVYCNPTRQAFLGVAPTTLPQTLVQHKRWSEGDFRILVSKYSPALYGHGKISLGLQLGYCCYCLWAPNCLAVLCYSILPSLYLLRGISVFPQITSPWFIPFAYVIIAKYSWSFVEFLWSGGTILGWWNDQRIWLYKRTSSYLFAFMDTILYLLGYSDSGFVITAKVADEDVSQRYEKEIMEFGSSSPMFVILATVALLNLYCFAGFLKEAITRKGTVEAYDETMALQILLCGVLIVINLPLYEALYLRQDNGKMPSSVVFKSMAFAALTCVFTQVLF